Proteins found in one Pseudochaenichthys georgianus chromosome 13, fPseGeo1.2, whole genome shotgun sequence genomic segment:
- the mlf1 gene encoding myeloid leukemia factor 1 isoform X1 produces MFNSNHREFDEDPFFSDRDPFRAHTDHMRQMMRSFSEPFGGNVMPSIMDGRNQGRGMAEHPTSSVALRDEHRDISRSLLPFGSFDSTGTTMNPFGMFDNVMSNMKSRMGEMHRNFENTSTDSNSHSFSSSSVMTYSKVGNEPPKVFQASSSTRRAPGGIKETRKAVKDSESGVEQMTIGHHIQDRGHVVEKKFNKKTGNKEFNQDFQNLDESEAETFDDEWQQEVSKFHTSGPMSRQEEPRLRGAHRAALTGSEQELSDQPKAKAEGKSCMKGSGSKKQ; encoded by the exons ATGTTCAACAGTAATCACAGGGAATTTGATGAGGATCCGTTCTTCTC GGATAGGGACCCTTTCCGGGCTCACACGGACCATATGCGGCAGATGATGCGAAGCTTCTCTGAGCCATTCGGCGGGAATGTAATGCCCAGTATAATGGATGGAAGAAATCAGGGTCGTGGCATGGCAGAACATCCTACCTCATCTGTGGCTTTGAGGGACGAACACAGG GATATAAGCCGGTCATTGTTGCCCTTTGGCAGTTTTGACAGCACG GGCACAACTATGAACCCTTTCGGCATGTTCGACAACGTGATGTCCAACATGAAAAGCAGGATGGGGGAGATGCACAGAAACTTT gAGAACACGTCCACAGATTCAAACTCCCACTCGTTCAGCTCCTCATCAGTCATGACATATTCAAAAGTTGGAAATGAGCCTCCCAAGGTCTTCCAGGCGAGCTCGTCGACACGCCGGGCCCCTGGAGGG ATCAAGGAGACCCGGAAAGCAGTGAAAGACTCTGAGAGCGGTGTGGAGCAGATGACTATTGGTCACCACATCCAGGACAGGGGACATGTTGTTGAGAAGAAGTTCAACAAGAAAACAGGAAACAAGGAGTTCAACCAGGACTTTCAGAATTTGGATGAAT CTGAAGCAGAGACCTTTGACGATGAGTGGCAGCAAGAGGTGTCCAAGTTTCACACATCAGGCCCAATGTCGCGTCAGGAGGAGCCCAGGCTCCGCGGCGCTCACCGGGCAGCCCTCACCGGTTCTGagcaggagctcag TGATCAACCAAAGGCCAAGGCAGAGGGTAAAAGCTGCATGAAAGGCTCGGGTTCGAAAAAGCAGTGA
- the mlf1 gene encoding myeloid leukemia factor 1 isoform X2 — protein MFNSNHREFDEDPFFSDRDPFRAHTDHMRQMMRSFSEPFGGNVMPSIMDGRNQGRGMAEHPTSSVALRDEHRGTTMNPFGMFDNVMSNMKSRMGEMHRNFENTSTDSNSHSFSSSSVMTYSKVGNEPPKVFQASSSTRRAPGGIKETRKAVKDSESGVEQMTIGHHIQDRGHVVEKKFNKKTGNKEFNQDFQNLDESEAETFDDEWQQEVSKFHTSGPMSRQEEPRLRGAHRAALTGSEQELSDQPKAKAEGKSCMKGSGSKKQ, from the exons ATGTTCAACAGTAATCACAGGGAATTTGATGAGGATCCGTTCTTCTC GGATAGGGACCCTTTCCGGGCTCACACGGACCATATGCGGCAGATGATGCGAAGCTTCTCTGAGCCATTCGGCGGGAATGTAATGCCCAGTATAATGGATGGAAGAAATCAGGGTCGTGGCATGGCAGAACATCCTACCTCATCTGTGGCTTTGAGGGACGAACACAGG GGCACAACTATGAACCCTTTCGGCATGTTCGACAACGTGATGTCCAACATGAAAAGCAGGATGGGGGAGATGCACAGAAACTTT gAGAACACGTCCACAGATTCAAACTCCCACTCGTTCAGCTCCTCATCAGTCATGACATATTCAAAAGTTGGAAATGAGCCTCCCAAGGTCTTCCAGGCGAGCTCGTCGACACGCCGGGCCCCTGGAGGG ATCAAGGAGACCCGGAAAGCAGTGAAAGACTCTGAGAGCGGTGTGGAGCAGATGACTATTGGTCACCACATCCAGGACAGGGGACATGTTGTTGAGAAGAAGTTCAACAAGAAAACAGGAAACAAGGAGTTCAACCAGGACTTTCAGAATTTGGATGAAT CTGAAGCAGAGACCTTTGACGATGAGTGGCAGCAAGAGGTGTCCAAGTTTCACACATCAGGCCCAATGTCGCGTCAGGAGGAGCCCAGGCTCCGCGGCGCTCACCGGGCAGCCCTCACCGGTTCTGagcaggagctcag TGATCAACCAAAGGCCAAGGCAGAGGGTAAAAGCTGCATGAAAGGCTCGGGTTCGAAAAAGCAGTGA
- the med29 gene encoding mediator of RNA polymerase II transcription subunit 29, translating to MMASQQQQPSGPMSQPGGPMSQPGGPMSQPGGPMSQSGGPMSQSGGPMSQSGGPMSQPGLQQQASLQQQQQQQLLSQQQDFDPVHRFKMLIPQLKESLQNVMKIASLNLAHNTTIDNGIKSSDTTVQRFDKSLEEFYALCDQLELCLRLAYECLSQSIDSAKHSPNLVPTATKPDTVQTESMSYSQYLGMIKSQISCAKDIHNALLECSKKIAGKGQPQGIM from the exons ATGATGGCgtctcagcagcagcagcccagCGGGCCGATGTCACAGCCCGGCGGGCCGATGTCGCAGCCCGGCGGGCCGATGTCTCAGCCCGGCGGGCCGATGTCGCAGTCCGGCGGGCCGATGTCGCAGTCCGGCGGGCCGATGTCGCAGTCTGGCGGGCCGATGTCGCAGCCCGGGTTACAGCAGCAAGCTTCAttacaacagcagcagcagcagcagctcctgaGCCAACAGCAAGACTTTGACCCAGTCCACAGATTTAAGATGCTCATTCCTCAGCTGAAGGAGAGTCTGCAG AATGTTATGAAGATAGCATCCCTGAATTTGGCCCATAACACGACAATTGACAACGGCAT CAAAAGCAGCGACACCACAGTTCAGCGCTTTGACAAGAGCCTGGAGGAGTTTTATGCTCTTTGCGATCAACTGGAGCTGTGTTTG CGGCTGGCGTATGAGTGTCTCTCCCAGAGCATTGACAGCGCCAAACATTCACCCAACTTGGTCCCCACAGCCACCAAGCCGGACACGGTGCAGACGGAGTCCATGTCTTATTCCCAGTACCTCGGCATGATCAAGTCTCAGATCTCCTGCGCCAAAGATATCCACAACGCTCTGCTGGAGTGCTCCAAGAAGATCGCTGGGAAGGGACAGCCTCAGGGAATCATGTAA
- the ppp2r1bb gene encoding serine/threonine-protein phosphatase 2A 65 kDa regulatory subunit A beta isoform yields MAGADGDDSLYPIAVLIDELRNEDVQLRLNSIKKLSTIALALGVERTRTELLPFLTDTIYDEDEVLLALAEQLGNFTMLVGGSEYVHCLLPPLESLATVEETVVRDKAVESLRKISQEHSPVDLEVHFEPLVKRLASGDWFTSRTSACGLFSVCYPRVSSTVKAEIRQHFRTLCSDDTPMVRRAAASKLGEFAKVLELDYVKSDIISLFTALASDEQDSVRLLAVEACVSIATLLPQEDLETLVMPTLRQAAEDKSWRVRYMVADKFSELQKAVGPEITKNDLVPAFQNLLKDCEAEVRAAAANKVKEFCENLPEDSREQIIMTHILPCVKELVSDTNQHVKSALASVIMGLSTILGKDNTIEHLLPLFLAQLKDECPEVRLNIISNLDCVNEVIGIRQLSQSLLPAIVELAEDAKWRVRLAIIEYMPLLAGQLGVEFFDEKLNTLCMAWLIDHVYAIREAATCNLMKLVEKFGAEWAQNTIVPKVLGMANDPNYLHRMTTLFCINALSEACGQDITTKQMLPVVLKMSTDQVANVRFNVAKSLQKIGPVIDSSALQTEVKPVLEKLATDTDMDVKYFAQEAISVLVLA; encoded by the exons ATGGCAGGAGCTGATGGAGACGACTCTCTCTACCCTATCGCCGTTCTCATTGATGAACTGCGAAATGAGGATGTTCAG CTTCGTCTGAACAGCATCAAGAAGCTGTCCACCATTGCTCTGGCCCTTGGTGTCGAGAGGACTCGCACTGAACTCCTTCCTTTCCTCACAG ACACCATCTACGATGAAGATGAGGTGCTCTTGGCCTTGGCTGAGCAGCTTGGCAATTTCACCATGTTGGTGGGAGGGTCAGAGTATGTCCACTGTCTCCTG CCTCCCCTGGAGAGCCTGGCTACAGTGGAGGAGACAGTAGTCAGAGACAAGGCTGTGGAGTCTCTGAGGAAGATCTCTCAGGAGCACTCTCCAGTTGACCTGGAGGTCCACTTCGAGCCTTTGGTCAAGCGGCTGGCCAGTGGTGACTGGTTCACTTCTCGCACATCTGCCTGCGGCCTCTTTAGCGTCTGTTATCCCCGTGTCTCCAGCACCGTCAAAGCTGAGATCCGCCA GCATTTCCGCACCTTGTGCTCAGATGACACTCCTATGGTGCGTCGTGCTGCAGCATCTAAACTGGGGGAGTTTGCCAAAGTCCTGGAGCTTGACTATGTAAAAAGTGACATAATTTCCCTCTTCACTGCTCTGGCCTCTGATGAGCAG GACTCTGTGCGGCTCCTCGCTGTGGAGGCTTGTGTCAGCATTGCCACTCTGCTGCCTCAGGAGGACCTTGAGACCCTGGTGATGCCAACCCTGCGCCAGGCTGCAGAAGACAAATCCTGGAGGGTCCGCTACATGGTTGCCGACAAGTTCTCTGAG CTCCAGAAAGCAGTGGGACCAGAGATCACCAAGAACGATCTGGTGCCGGCCTTCCAGAACCTTCTGAAGGATTGTGAAGCTGAGGTCCGCGCTGCTGCAGCAAACAAAGTCAAAG AGTTCTGTGAGAACCTCCCAGAGGACAGCCGTGAGCAAATCATCATGACTCACATTCTGCCCTGTGTCAAg GAACTGGTCTCAGACACCAACCAGCATGTGAAGTCGGCCCTGGCCTCCGTCATCATGGGCCTCTCCACCATCCTGGGCAAGGACAACACAATCGAGCACTTACTACCTCTGTTCCTGGCTCAGCTCAAGGACGAG TGCCCCGAGGTGCGCCTCAACATCATCTCCAACCTGGACTGTGTGAACGAGGTGATCGGCATCCGTCAGCTCTCCCAGTCTCTGCTGCCGGCCATCGTGGAGCTGGCAGAGGACGCCAAGTGGAGGGTCCGCCTCGCCATCATTGAGTACATGCCCCTGTTGGCAGGACAGCTG GGAGTGGAATTCTTTGATGAGAAGCTCAACACCCTTTGTATGGCCTGGCTGATTGATCACG TGTACGCCATCCGGGAGGCAGCCACCTGTAACCTCATGAAGCTGGTGGAGAAGTTTGGAGCCGAGTGGGCTCAGAACACCATCGTGCCCAAAGTGCTGGGCATGGCCAACGACCCCAACTACCTGCACAGGATGACCACTCTGTTCTGCATCAAC GCTCTGTCGGAGGCATGCGGTCAGGACATCACCACGAAGCAGATGCTGCCGGTGGTCCTGAAGATGTCCACCGACCAGGTGGCCAACGTGCGCTTCAACGTGGCCAAATCCCTCCAGAAGATCGGCCCCGTCATCGATAGCAG TGCCCTTCAAACAGAAGTGAAGCCGGTGCTGGAGAAGCTGGCCACGGACACAGACATGGATGTCAAGTACTTTGCCCAGGAGGCCATCAGCG TTCTGGTCCTAGCATAA